CCGGTCGCCTGCACCGCATCAACGTGCAGGACAAGCCTCCGCTGGCGGGTCAGCCGGCTGCACGCCGCAATCGGTTGCAGGGTGCCCAGCTCAGGATTGGCCAGACCGATACTCACCACCGCGGTGTCGTCACGCAGGGCGGCGGCCAGATCGTCGGCCCGTATCCGCCCCTCCCCATCGACCGGCAAAAGCGTGTGGCTGAAGCCCTCCCGGCTCAGGGCCTGGACGCAGGCGAGGACCGATGAGTGCTCGACCGGGGTGGTGATGATATGGGTCTGGGTCGGAGTCTGGGCGCGGGCCGCTCCGATCAGCGCCAGGCTGTTGCTCTCGGTCCCTCCACTGGTGAACAACACCTCGGCCGGTTTGGCCCGGATGCAGGCCGCAATCTGCTCCCGGGCTTCTTCCAGCCCCTGCTTGGCCCGCCGTCCGGTCCGATGCACGCTGGACGGATTGCCGAAGTGGGTGTGCAGGTAGGGCAGCATGGCTTCGAGCACGTCCGGCCGCAGCGGGGTGGTGGCGTTATGGTCCAGATAGATCTGTTGCATGGACGTTCAGGCCGACTCCCAGCCGTGCTCGCCGCGAAGTTTGACGAAGCGGCACTCGCCGCAATACTCTTCGTGGATGCCGCCCGGCTCTTTCCAGACACACACCAGGTTCTGGAGGTCTTCCTCGCCCATGGGGACGACCAGGCGTCCGCCCATGCGCAGCTGATCGAGTAGCGGGCGGGGCAGCCCCGGGGCGGCCGCGCCAATCACCACCGCGTCAAACGGGGCGTGCGCCTCCCAGCCCAGGCTGCCGTCTCCAATATGGACCTCTACACTGTGATAGCCCAGCTCGTGCAGGGTCTGCCGGGCTCGGGTGGCCAGGCTGGAGCTGATTTCCACCGAGTACACCTCGGCTCCCTGTTCGGCCAGGATGGCGCTCAGATAGCCCGAGCCGGTGCCGACTTCGAGCACCTGTTCGCCGGGGGCGAGTTTCAGCACCGCAGCCATGTGGGCGATCATATGCGGCTGAGAGATCGTCTGGTCTTCGCCGATGGGCAGCGGGTGGTCCTCGTAGGCCCGGTCCCGCAGGTGCTCCTCGACAAACAGATGGCGCGGCACCTGGCGCATGGCGTCCAGGACCAGCGGGTCGTTCAGCCCCCGCTCAAGCAGCTGCTCCTGGACCATTCGCTGCCGGGCCTGGGTGTAGTCTAGTGCCATGGCAGCTGGGTGCCCCGCATGGTTTGCAAAGCCTGATAGTTGGTCAGATCGACGTGCAGCGGGGTGACCGAGATATAGCCCTCGTTGACGGCAACACAGTCGCTGCCCTCCTGGGGGTCAAAGCCCAGGTCGTCACCGCTGATCCAGTAGTAGTGTTTGCCGCGTGGATTGGGGCAGACCTCGATCTTCTCGCCATACAGACGTTTGCCCTGGTGGGTGAAGCGGTAGCCCTTGAGTTCAGAGCGGTCCAGGTTGGGAACGTTCACATTCAGCAGGGTATTGGCTGGCAGGCCGTTGGCGGCGACATGGGCGGCCAGGCTGGCGGCAAATTCGGCGGCTGGGCCAAAGCGGTAGTCGGTCCGCAGGCCGACGACTGACACGGCCAGCGATGGAATGCCCAACAGCGCCCCTTCGATGGCCGCCGCGACCGTACCCGAGTAGGTAATATCATCCCCCAGGTTGGGGCCTTTGTTGATGCCCGACACCACCATATCCGGCCGGACCGGCAGAAAGCCCTTGACCGCCAGATTCACGCAGTCGGTCGGCGTGCCGTTGACCGCAAAGCGGCGCGGTGCGATTTCGTCAATACGCAGCGGACGATGCAGGGTCAGGGCATGGCTGACGGCGTTCCGCTCCCGGTCGGGCGCCACGGTATACACCTCACCAACGCGCTTCAGGGTCTCTTCGAGCGCCAAGATACCCTCGGAGTGGATACCGTCATCGTTGGACACCAGAATGTGCATGCCTGCATTTCAGCAGAAAGCCGGAAGAAAGAAAAGGCGATTGGCCAGCCAACCGCCTTTTGCAGAACGTCGGGGTGAGCCGATTTGAACGGCCGACCACTCGCACCCCAAGCGAGTGCGCTACCAGACTGCGCCACACCCCGTTATGTGTGCCTGTCATACCCTCTGTAAGACGGAGGGGTCAAGTGCCTGTGAAAAGACTCCGTTCATCATTCAGCGTTCTGCATTCAGCATTTTCTTCCGCCTAGCCTTGCCGCGCCCGCAGGCGCGCCAGTTCTTCGCGCAGGCGCGTGTTTTCCGTCTCGGCTTCCTGCCGGGCGGCTTCTGCCTCTCGTCGGGCGGCCTCGGCTTCGGCGTGGGTCCGCAGGCGCTCTCCGGTCTGGGAATCGTACAGACGCAGCCGACTCTCTTCGACGACCAAGTCCAGACCTAAGACTTTACTGGCCAGGCGAGGTCCGACCAGGGGGATATAGTCGCCGCCCTGCAAGCGAAACCCGCGCAACTGCGGCGTCAGGCTGCCGTCGAGCGGATCGAAAAGAAAATACTCGGCCACGCCCAGGTCGGCGTAGATGACCCACTTGTTGCCCAAATCTTCCACTTTGGTGTGGCGCGAGGTCAGCTCGATCACGACATCCGGGGCCTTTTTCTCGACATCCAGGTTGTAGATACGCCGAAGCTTCTTTTCGATCCCGCGGACGACAAAGATGTCGGGACTGATTGATTGAGGCTCACCCTCGGGGTCGCGGAAGTAGAAGAAGATATTGCCGGTTACATAGACGCGCGGGTCGGCGCGGTAATACTCCTCCAAACAGTCCAGTAGCTCGATCATCTGGCTACGATGCACATCGGTTTCGGCCATGGGTTTGCCATCCGATTCCGGCAGATACTCCGTCTCCGGGAGCGGAGACGGGGAGGATACGTCGCGTCGTACTTCTCGGGGGGTTGTCATGGCTGCCACCGCCTGCCTTTTCTGTATGCTAGGACGAAACATAGCGGCTGACAAGCCAAGAACGGCATCGAGTTATCCTTGCCGCATTGCCTGGCAACCGTTTTGAAGCCCTGAAAGGGGACCGAAAGGGCCAGTACAGCATCCGCATCAACGACCAGTGGCGGTTTTGCTTTGAGTGGCCGGACGAGTCCCCGGGGCCTGTGAGGGTAGAGATCGTTGACTATCATTAAGGAGACATCGTTATGTCCGTGGACGCAATCCATCCGGGGGAACACTTGGCTGAGGAGTTAAAAGAACTCGACATGAGCGCCGCCGCGCTCGCGCGACACCTCAAAGTGCCCACCAACCGCATTACCACAATCCTCGACGGGCAGCGTGCCGTCACCGGTGACACCGCCCTGCGCTTGGCCCATTTTTTCGACACCAGTCCGGAGTTCTGGCTGAATTTGCAGAAACTCTACGAGCTACGGCTGGCCGAGCGGAAAGCTGGCAAAGACATCGGAGCCTTGCCAATGCTCAAGAGCCGTAAGGTCGTGCGCGCCTGAAGAGTAGGGGGCGAGGAGGTCAGCCTAGTGTAGCGTAAGCCGACAAGCCAAGGTGTTGCGTCACGCCTCCGGCTTATCCAACCCACAGAACTCCAGCTGAACAGGTCTTAATGAGTGCCGGTTCTGATGAGTCGTATTTCTTCCCCATCCTCGTCCCAAATGAGGAGCCAGTCAGGTTCGATATGACACTCCCAGTTGGGGGCGAGTGATCCACTTAAACGATGACAATTATTGCGCGGATCGAGGGGTGTTGCCGTCTGAATTTTCTTGATGATCTCTTCGAGCTTGGTGATGTCCTTCCCTCGGCTCTTTGCTCTTTTGATATCTTTTTTGAACTGAGTGGTAGGACGCAGTTTACGCATCGTCAAGATCGGCCATCATGTCCTCAACCGTGTCGTAGCTCGTCAAGCCCTCTTTTGTCCGAGCCTGTTCGAGGGCTTCCAGCGTTTCCGCATTAGGGATCCTTGCCCTCTTGCTCCGTTGAGGGGAGGGGCTGTGCTCTGTTGATCCGTGTACGCCCTTAGCAGAGAACCCGTCAGAAGTGCCCGATTTGTTGTCCGCCATACGCTCCCTCCTGGTGTTATGTAGGGATGCTATACATCGGGGTATAGCACCCGACTGGAATCATGAATCGGTCGGGGCTGTCAACCATTGCAGCTCCAAGCGAGCCATGAGGAGCTGGACGCATGCCGTTTCTGCTCATGACTTGACTCCCCATCAATGTCGGTGAACGATACGGAATTCATTAGACGCGCTAAACGCTACGCGAGGAAGACCGGGCAGGAATGTCGTTTTGAGCCGGGCTCAAACAGCTTCAGATCGAAAGGCGCGACTTCTGAGGTAGGGATCATGCAATACGTCTATCCATGTAATCTCACCCCTGACGTCGAAGAGGGCGCAGGATACGTCGTCACTTTCCCCGACGTTCCCGAGGCCATCACCGGCGCACGAACCAAAGAGGAATCCCTTGTGCTGGCCGAGGACGCCTTAGCCGTCGCGCTCGGCGCGTACGTCGAGAACCGTGAAGACATCCCCATTCCAAGCACTGCCGTAGACGGCCAAGTCTTGGTTGCCCTCCCATCCATCGTTGCCGCCAAATTGGCGCTCTACACGGCTATGCGCCGCCAAGGTATGACCAATGTGGCCCTGGCCGAGCGTCTGGGCTTGAGCGAGTCCGCGGTTCGTAGGCTGATTGATCCTCATCATCGTTCGCACATCGGCAGCGTTGAAGCGGCCCTGCGCGCCGTTGGCCGTGGCTCAGTTGTGGGAGACCGGGCGATAGCGTGACGCACGGAGGAAGAGCAATGCAAGGCAAAGTGATGACCGTTCTTGGCCCGATTGAGCCCGACGGCCTGGGGATTACCCTGACGCATGAGCACCTGCTCAGCGATCTCCGGGTCTGGTGCGAAGAACCCGAAGACGAGGAGCAACAGGCGTTCGCGCACGCGCCGGTGGAAATGGCGACCCTCGGCGCCATTCGTCGGGAACCGTTTGGCAACCTGGATAACTGTGTCCTGGATGACACCTCCCTGGCGATTGAGGAATTGCGCCGGTTCAAGACTGCCGGCGGGAGCAGTGTGGTGGACTGTACGAATAACGGCCTTGGCCGCACGCCGCTGGCCTTGGCCGAAATTGCCCGGGCGACCGAGATCAACATCGTGATGGGCTCCGGGTACTATATTGGCCGTTCCCACCCCTATGACATGGCTGATCGGTCGGTTGCAATGATCGCCGATGAGATTGAACACGACCTCATGCACGGCGTTGCCGATACCGGGCTGCGCTCCGGTCTCATCGGCGAGATCGGCACCAGCTTCAAGGTCCGCGACAACGAACACAAGGTGTTGCGCGCCGCCGCCCGCGCCCAGCGTCGGACCGGCGCGCCGATCAGTGTGCATCTGCTGCCGTGGCAGAAAAACGGGACCCAAGTCCTCGATATTCTTGAGGGCGAGGGCGCAAATCCGCATCAGGTCATACTGTGTCATCTCAGCCCGACGAGCGACGACCTGGCGTATCATACGACTCTGGCCACACGTGGCGCGTATGTTGAGTACGACTTCTTTGGCATGGAATACTACGTGGACAGCGTTGGCCGTTACCTGGGCTCGGACGCCGGGAGTGTCGTTGCGCTGAAACGGCTGATCGACGCCGGCTGTCTGGAGCGGCTGCTGCTGTCGCACGATATTGCGATGAAGGTCCAACTCACCCGCTACGGTGGCTGGGGCTACGCCCACTTGGTCGAGAACGTGGTGCCCATGCTGGGTCGCAGCGGACTCAGCGCCGAACAGATCGACACCCTGATCGTGGCCAACCCCCGGCGCGTACTGACGTGGGGTGCGCCGGTGTAAGCGCGGGCACAAAAAGGTAATCGTGATAACCGATCATGGAAAATGAGATCACGATTACCTTTGCTCGAAAACGAGCCCACGCCCGCCTGCGCCCGTGAAAGGAGGCAAAAGATGGCCGGCAGACTGACGGATAAAATTGCGCTTGTGACCGGTGGCGCTTCGGGGATTGGGCGGGCGACGGTGCTCCGCTTTGCCGAAGAGGGGGCTGCGGTCGTGGCCGCCGACCGCAACCCGGGCGGTCTGGAACAGACCAAAAGCCTGGCCCAGAAAATCAGCCCGGATATCGAGACCGTTAGCGTCGACGTCTCCAAATGGGATCAGGTCGAGCGTATGGTTGATGCTGCGGTGGCACGTTTCGGTCGTCTGGACGTGTTGGTCAACGCGGCCGGGGTCCTCATTCTGACGCCGCCGCTGGCCGAAGTCGATGAGCGGCACTGGGACCTGATGATGTCAACCAAAAAGCCGCCATCCCGGCCATGCTGCAAAACGGCGGCGGCTCAATCGTCAACATTGCCTCCATGGCCGGGGTGCAGGCCTACAGCCAATCCCTGCCGTATGCGGTCAGCAAGGCTGGCATCATCCACCTCAACTCGGTTGCCGCCAGCCAATACACGTCTCAGGGCATTCGGATGAACTGCATTGCGCCTGGTTTTGTGGACACGCCGCAGGCGCGCGGCAGCACCCAGAGCACCGAAGCCATACAGAAAGCGGCCCGTCATCATCCCCTGGGCCGCATTGGTCAGCCCGAGGAGATTGCGAACACGATTCTCTTTCTGGCCTCTGACGAAGCGTCCTACATCAGCGGTTCGACCTTTGTTGTGGACGGCGGCTCGTGGTCGGTTGCCAGTCGGCTGTAAGGGGGGAGTA
This region of Desulfurellaceae bacterium genomic DNA includes:
- a CDS encoding protein-L-isoaspartate(D-aspartate) O-methyltransferase, giving the protein MALDYTQARQRMVQEQLLERGLNDPLVLDAMRQVPRHLFVEEHLRDRAYEDHPLPIGEDQTISQPHMIAHMAAVLKLAPGEQVLEVGTGSGYLSAILAEQGAEVYSVEISSSLATRARQTLHELGYHSVEVHIGDGSLGWEAHAPFDAVVIGAAAPGLPRPLLDQLRMGGRLVVPMGEEDLQNLVCVWKEPGGIHEEYCGECRFVKLRGEHGWESA
- the surE gene encoding 5'/3'-nucleotidase SurE, whose product is MHILVSNDDGIHSEGILALEETLKRVGEVYTVAPDRERNAVSHALTLHRPLRIDEIAPRRFAVNGTPTDCVNLAVKGFLPVRPDMVVSGINKGPNLGDDITYSGTVAAAIEGALLGIPSLAVSVVGLRTDYRFGPAAEFAASLAAHVAANGLPANTLLNVNVPNLDRSELKGYRFTHQGKRLYGEKIEVCPNPRGKHYYWISGDDLGFDPQEGSDCVAVNEGYISVTPLHVDLTNYQALQTMRGTQLPWH
- a CDS encoding Uma2 family endonuclease: MAETDVHRSQMIELLDCLEEYYRADPRVYVTGNIFFYFRDPEGEPQSISPDIFVVRGIEKKLRRIYNLDVEKKAPDVVIELTSRHTKVEDLGNKWVIYADLGVAEYFLFDPLDGSLTPQLRGFRLQGGDYIPLVGPRLASKVLGLDLVVEESRLRLYDSQTGERLRTHAEAEAARREAEAARQEAETENTRLREELARLRARQG
- a CDS encoding type II toxin-antitoxin system RelE/ParE family toxin: MTSQERHRVILAALPGNRFEALKGDRKGQYSIRINDQWRFCFEWPDESPGPVRVEIVDYH
- a CDS encoding HigA family addiction module antidote protein, producing the protein MSVDAIHPGEHLAEELKELDMSAAALARHLKVPTNRITTILDGQRAVTGDTALRLAHFFDTSPEFWLNLQKLYELRLAERKAGKDIGALPMLKSRKVVRA
- a CDS encoding type II toxin-antitoxin system YafQ family toxin, which gives rise to MRKLRPTTQFKKDIKRAKSRGKDITKLEEIIKKIQTATPLDPRNNCHRLSGSLAPNWECHIEPDWLLIWDEDGEEIRLIRTGTH
- a CDS encoding type II toxin-antitoxin system HicB family antitoxin → MQYVYPCNLTPDVEEGAGYVVTFPDVPEAITGARTKEESLVLAEDALAVALGAYVENREDIPIPSTAVDGQVLVALPSIVAAKLALYTAMRRQGMTNVALAERLGLSESAVRRLIDPHHRSHIGSVEAALRAVGRGSVVGDRAIA
- a CDS encoding TatD family hydrolase; this translates as MQGKVMTVLGPIEPDGLGITLTHEHLLSDLRVWCEEPEDEEQQAFAHAPVEMATLGAIRREPFGNLDNCVLDDTSLAIEELRRFKTAGGSSVVDCTNNGLGRTPLALAEIARATEINIVMGSGYYIGRSHPYDMADRSVAMIADEIEHDLMHGVADTGLRSGLIGEIGTSFKVRDNEHKVLRAAARAQRRTGAPISVHLLPWQKNGTQVLDILEGEGANPHQVILCHLSPTSDDLAYHTTLATRGAYVEYDFFGMEYYVDSVGRYLGSDAGSVVALKRLIDAGCLERLLLSHDIAMKVQLTRYGGWGYAHLVENVVPMLGRSGLSAEQIDTLIVANPRRVLTWGAPV
- a CDS encoding SDR family oxidoreductase gives rise to the protein MLQNGGGSIVNIASMAGVQAYSQSLPYAVSKAGIIHLNSVAASQYTSQGIRMNCIAPGFVDTPQARGSTQSTEAIQKAARHHPLGRIGQPEEIANTILFLASDEASYISGSTFVVDGGSWSVASRL